A single region of the Nitrosomonas sp. Is79A3 genome encodes:
- the ubiA gene encoding 4-hydroxybenzoate octaprenyltransferase, translating into MNMADRIKTYAQLMRLDKPIGILLLLWPMLWGLWFAAQGLPDWQILIIFVLGTVLMRSAGCVINDYADRKIDPHVERTKNRPMAAGRVSSKEALLLAAGLSICAFLLILPLNQLTILLSVPALFLAGTYPFTKRFFAMPQAYLGIAFSFGIPMAFAAQTDNLPPIIWILMLANLFWVIAYDTAYAIVDKPDDLKIGIQTSAITFGRFDVLGVMVCHACFIAIMLIIGQLQQMNLAYYAGLMGATGLIIYQYTLIRNRDRALCFKAFLHNNWVGVVVFAGIALDFFIFPH; encoded by the coding sequence ATGAACATGGCAGACCGAATTAAAACTTACGCGCAATTGATGCGGCTGGATAAACCGATTGGCATTTTGCTGCTGTTGTGGCCGATGCTGTGGGGCTTGTGGTTTGCCGCGCAGGGATTGCCCGATTGGCAAATTTTAATCATTTTTGTTCTGGGCACGGTACTGATGCGCTCGGCGGGTTGTGTCATCAATGATTATGCCGACCGTAAAATCGATCCGCATGTCGAACGCACCAAGAATCGCCCGATGGCGGCAGGCCGAGTCAGTTCCAAAGAAGCTTTATTACTGGCTGCCGGATTAAGTATCTGTGCATTTCTGCTGATTCTGCCTTTGAATCAATTGACCATCCTGCTCTCGGTACCGGCATTATTCCTGGCCGGAACGTATCCATTCACCAAGCGATTTTTCGCGATGCCGCAGGCCTATCTGGGGATTGCATTCAGTTTTGGCATCCCGATGGCTTTCGCGGCGCAAACTGATAATTTGCCGCCGATCATCTGGATTTTGATGCTGGCCAATCTGTTCTGGGTAATTGCGTATGATACGGCGTATGCTATTGTCGATAAGCCAGACGATTTGAAAATCGGTATCCAAACTTCCGCGATTACTTTTGGGCGTTTTGATGTGTTGGGCGTGATGGTGTGTCATGCCTGTTTTATCGCGATCATGCTAATTATCGGGCAGTTGCAGCAGATGAATCTGGCTTATTACGCCGGATTGATGGGGGCAACGGGACTTATCATCTATCAATATACGCTGATCCGTAACCGCGACCGGGCGCTGTGTTTTAAGGCATTCCTGCATAATAATTGGGTGGGGGTGGTGGTGTTTGCCGGGATTGCGCTCGATTTCTTCATTTTTCCGCATTAA